Below is a genomic region from Paludicola sp. MB14-C6.
ACAATATTAGTATTAGATGTCAAGCTGACTGTGCTCAATGAAGTATTTCTTTTGTTCAGCTAACTTTTGCTCAAGGGTTTCATCAAAATAGATTCCTTGTTCTGTGTTACAAGCAATAAACCCACCAAGTTCAATCGTTTTGCTTTCTTTCACATTGCAATCTTTTCCAAAAGCTTTTTTGATTTCATCAGCAAAAGCCAAATCTTTGCTTGTTACCATAATATCTAAGTTTTCGTAACTTGCATCCTTTGCAAAATGAGAGATAGAAGACAGTAAATACTCTTTATACTCTGAAGTGTTTGTATAATCAACAATTTGTTGTTTTACATTTGCAAAGATATTGTTTGTCAATTCATTTCGTTTCATTAAAACGGCATGTTTTTGCTCTAAACTATATTTTGCAACTTCATGTTTATATTCTTTTTTTATTTCTTCTGTTTTTTGTTGAATTAAATAAAATGATTTTGTTAATTG
It encodes:
- a CDS encoding V-type ATP synthase subunit E gives rise to the protein MANEEYKLAKFQAAVFAEIDAKAAQLEREAEELKEQELEKTKDEQLTKSFYLIQQKTEEIKKEYKHEVAKYSLEQKHAVLMKRNELTNNIFANVKQQIVDYTNTSEYKEYLLSSISHFAKDASYENLDIMVTSKDLAFADEIKKAFGKDCNVKESKTIELGGFIACNTEQGIYFDETLEQKLAEQKKYFIEHSQLDI